The Penaeus chinensis breed Huanghai No. 1 chromosome 29, ASM1920278v2, whole genome shotgun sequence genome window below encodes:
- the LOC125040575 gene encoding myosin light chain 1 isoform X4 gives MAADLSARDVERVKFAFSIYDFEGNGTMDAYYIGDCLRALNLNPTLAVIEKVGGKEKRKEKMIKLDEFMPIFAQVKKDKDAGSFEDFMEVLKLYDKAENGTMMYAELEHILLSLGERLEKAELEPVLKECCPEEDEEGFIPYEPFLKKITQLL, from the exons ATG gCCGCGGATCTCAGTGCTCGTGATGTTGAGA GGGTGAAATTCGCCTTCTCCATCTATGATTTCGAGGGTAATGGCACCATGGATGCCTACTACATTGGCGACTGCCTGCGTGCCCTTAACCTGAACCCGACCCTGGCCGTGATCGAGAAGGTCGGTggcaaggagaagaggaaggagaaaatgattaAGCTCGACGAATTCATGCCCATCTTCGCCCAGGTCAAGAAGGACAAGGACGCCGGCTCCTTCGAAGATTTCATGGAAGTCCTGAAGCTTTACGACAAAGCTGAGAACGGCACCATGATGTATGCTGAGCTTGAGCACATCCTTCTGTCCCTTG GTGAGCGTCTTGAGAAGGCTGAGTTGGAGCCCGTCCTGAAGGAGTGCTGTcccgaggaagacgaagaaggcttCATTCCCTACGAAC CCTTCCTCAAGAAGATCACCCAACTGC
- the LOC125040575 gene encoding myosin light chain 1 isoform X2 translates to MAADLSARDVERVKFAFSIYDFEGNGTMDAYYIGDCLRALNLNPTLAVIEKVGGKEKRKEKMIKLDEFMPIFAQVKKDKDAGSFEDFMEVLKLYDKAENGTMMYAELEHILLSLGERLEKAELEPVLKECCPEEDEEGFIPYEPFLKRLLAFKI, encoded by the exons ATG gCCGCGGATCTCAGTGCTCGTGATGTTGAGA GGGTGAAATTCGCCTTCTCCATCTATGATTTCGAGGGTAATGGCACCATGGATGCCTACTACATTGGCGACTGCCTGCGTGCCCTTAACCTGAACCCGACCCTGGCCGTGATCGAGAAGGTCGGTggcaaggagaagaggaaggagaaaatgattaAGCTCGACGAATTCATGCCCATCTTCGCCCAGGTCAAGAAGGACAAGGACGCCGGCTCCTTCGAAGATTTCATGGAAGTCCTGAAGCTTTACGACAAAGCTGAGAACGGCACCATGATGTATGCTGAGCTTGAGCACATCCTTCTGTCCCTTG GTGAGCGTCTTGAGAAGGCTGAGTTGGAGCCCGTCCTGAAGGAGTGCTGTcccgaggaagacgaagaaggcttCATTCCCTACGAAC CGTTCCTTAAGAGACTTTTGGCCTTCAAAATCTAG
- the LOC125040575 gene encoding myosin light chain 1 isoform X1, protein MAADLSARDVERVKFAFSIYDFEGNGTMDAYYIGDCLRALNLNPTLAVIEKVGGKEKRKEKMIKLDEFMPIFAQVKKDKDAGSFEDFMEVLKLYDKAENGTMMYAELEHILLSLGERLEKAELEPVLKECCPEEDEEGFIPYEPFLMKLCKDIK, encoded by the exons ATG gCCGCGGATCTCAGTGCTCGTGATGTTGAGA GGGTGAAATTCGCCTTCTCCATCTATGATTTCGAGGGTAATGGCACCATGGATGCCTACTACATTGGCGACTGCCTGCGTGCCCTTAACCTGAACCCGACCCTGGCCGTGATCGAGAAGGTCGGTggcaaggagaagaggaaggagaaaatgattaAGCTCGACGAATTCATGCCCATCTTCGCCCAGGTCAAGAAGGACAAGGACGCCGGCTCCTTCGAAGATTTCATGGAAGTCCTGAAGCTTTACGACAAAGCTGAGAACGGCACCATGATGTATGCTGAGCTTGAGCACATCCTTCTGTCCCTTG GTGAGCGTCTTGAGAAGGCTGAGTTGGAGCCCGTCCTGAAGGAGTGCTGTcccgaggaagacgaagaaggcttCATTCCCTACGAAC CTTTCCTTATGAAGCTCTGCAAAGAcatcaagtaa